The region gaattttatattttagagttGGAGCCAAGTTTGATGTGGCATTCAGAAGGAACCTTGGAAGAAAATGAtaacacacactgacagtggtaggctataTGGGTAGACTGACAGATGTGTGAAATAGAAAGCCCTCTTATATAACATTAATAGAGAGACAATTATTTATCATGTTTGAAATTGTTATCTTCTCTTGGTAATGGAGCTGTCCTCAGGGCATGAAAGAGTCTGCTTTTACTGCTGATGTTTTCATGTGAAGCTCTAAGTCTGCAACGCTTTCAGAcaattaatagaaaaaaaaaggttattagGTTGTGTAAAGGTTAGAGTACAAATATATCTGTAAGCAATTGGTCACTGTGACTGGTTAACTGGGAGGAAGAACCAGTCTCACTTTTCCACAATCTTTTAGATTGACAGTTTGAATGTTTCCATTCTGAACTGTGAATGCAAATAGGGCAGGTttaaaatttgctttttttaatgagCATGCTTTGACCAAAGGCAACTACTAAATCCTGCATCACAAAAGACACTGACAGTTCACCAGACCTTTTCATGTAACAAGTAATTATTGTGCCACTGCTGGCATTGAATTTGAGCACTgactaaaaaaagaaagagatgtgctttttaaaagtaatttgcatGCTATTTTGTCTGGTAAAGGTGAATAAAACGGGGTCTGCTACAGCAGAAAACaattttaagttaaaaaaaaggaagaaaaaaaagatttacaaCAAAGATTTTTCATTTCTAAATGCAAGGTTTTAAAGCCAATTCAGCCaactttcacaaaaaaaatagtgaaatgttttctgtaatataaaaaaatgctgttaatTTAGAATGGAcccttttttttcaaaaatataaaaattaatgaGAAAAGGGTATTCTTGGAATCTTGTGAACTTTATGGTCATATTTTGTGCTAAATCTGCTTTGTTTGTTGATATCATGCAGATGTTCAAAACACGTTGTCAGTTTATGACTCTTTGCACTTAAAACAACTTTGGTTTTGAAACTATATAAAAGCCACAACAGCATAGGCTGTCTCTCAGGGCATCAGTTCAGCAGGTAAGCTCACAGACATGCTGAAGGTTTTAAACGCTGTTAAATGAACATACTGTTAAAATCTTGTACTATGTCCTCAATGCTATTTTAGGCATTTCAAAATATACTGTAGAATACTGTTCCCAAAACAACTGAAAGGAAGTACAAGATGACAAGTACTGATTCTGTAATCTTtggaaaagttttattttgtgtgggATGTGCCTCTTTTAGGGAGTCAGTGATATAGTCTAGCTGTTGAAGCTGACATGTCTCGTGTCTGGCTTGCAGATGCAGCAAACAGCTCACTTGTAATAAATCTCTGAAGGAACAGCCATGTGCCTGAACCCTGGCTACACGTGCGAATGTTTGACCACCGGTGATTTATGTGAGCCCTGTAACTTGGCAGCTAAGGACAGGGAGTCGGAGGAAGCACACCTCTCCAACAACATAAAAGGAGCAGACGCAGCCACGAGCGAGAGCATGCCAGAGATGGACACCTCTTCAACTGAAGTTGCGCGGGACCGGGGCAGAAACTGGGGGTGGATGCTGTCTGCGTTCATCTGCCTGAACATCCTCATCCTGGGTTGCGCCTTTGTCAGCGGGGGCACTTCGAGCAATGTTAAAATCAGTACCCCGGTTCAGCAGATTTTCATCATCTTCCTATTCCTGCTCACCTCCATTTGGATGGTCTATTACATCATTTACAATTACAGGGGAGAAAATGCTGTTGTCTTCAAAGATAGACATGCAGGAACCATTTGGCTTAGAGGTAAAGTACAATTAAAGTTTAACAATTAAACAATTAATGTAAGAAGTATTTCTTGGACAGTTAAAGACTTTTCTGCTACTCCACATGTTGATTTTCCTTCAGGGggacttctgctgtttggaatcCTCAGTATACTCATGGACATCTTTAAAATAGTTAGCTACGTGGGATACCTTCACTGTGATTCAGCCGTTAAAGTTGCATTCCCTGTGATGCAAATTATCTTTGTTCTTGTGCAGGTAAAAATTAAGCATTCTTCATGCTCTCCAGTGCAGCTGGTTGAAAAGTGTTAAGATTTCTGTATTTTGCACTTGCAGACATACTTTTTGTGGATCCATTTAAAGGACTGTGTGCAGGTCCAAAAGAACCTTACATggtatgtttttatatattagCTAATTTTCTGTCCCCACATAGATGTGCTACCCTCCCTGAGtaacagagaaacaaaagttGTGCTATTGCTTTCCCAATCGTAATTTACATAGGAAAGGGCCTGAAAAAGTAGCCCCAGGTTACAAAGTGGACCCATGTTAATTTGTTGTAAATGTGGGAAACAAGAGAACTCTGGACAAAAGGTGAGTATGGCTTAAATAGGTAAAACCTATATGGCCTAAGAAATTTATAGGTTTCCCATCTGGTTTTGCAAATGTTGGTATACATTCTATATCCAAATTGGCCCATGCAAGAAGCCAAAGAAAAACCCATATGGGGCCCACATACAGATGTAGTATAGATTGTAGCATTTATCTTAACCCACACATCTACAAAAGATAGAATTGCAAATGTATTTGTGTGTTGTGAACCACATAGATGCTGCAACTCTCTTTGACTTTATACAGGCTCTCCATTTTTGTTGAGAAAATATGAgataataaaagttaaataattaaaaaaaatcaagtccgatttaaaaaaatatattttaatgtttctttctgTCAATTGACTAGTTGCCTTTCATTTATCATCTGTTTTTACAAGCTTTACATAGacagaaatattgttttttatttgtaatgatAAAAAAGTTGCACTGGGTCTAGTGCaaccaaacagaaaataaaaggatTACAATAAAATCCTCCTTTATGCATAAAAGCAAGTCTTAAAACTTAATAGAATTCTTAGTTCAATTATGCTTGCTGTCAGTCGGAGTTTTGATACATTTGTTGACTAGGAATTAATTCCATTTTTAAGTATTTAATCTACGGATTACTGATCAAACATTTGTGCCTCCAGGTAATCTTACttaattttctctctttttttgtattttagctGTGGGCTGATGCTCACCCTCTCTGCAAATCTTGTAGTATGGATGACCGAAGTCACTGAAGAGTCCCTTCACCGAACAATTTTTCCTGAGATCTCGACCAATGTCACTAAACTCTCAAGAAGAGAGATGTACATCAACAGAGGTAACCCAAGCAAATGATTTTGTGGTCATTATGCATAAACAATGTTACACTTTTATGTCTGATTGTTTGCTTTGTGGTCTTACAGCCAGTTATGGTGATGACCAGTGTAAATGCAGCCACACTTCCTGTGACATCTTTAAGGATGCCTATTACTACTTGTACCCCTTCAATATTGAGTACAGCCTCTTTGCCTCCGCCATGGCTTTCGTTATGTGGAAGAACGTGGGCCGAGTAGTGTCCGAAgacagccaccaccatgtcaaATTCAGCCTCAAGGATGTGTTGATCGGTCCCGTTTTGGGGGTCCTTCTTGTGGTCGCAGGCATCGCAATGTTCATTTTGTATGAGCTCAAAATGAAATCCAAGTATGTTAAAGAAAGCCATGAAGTGATGATGCACTTCGTCAGGAATATAGTCATTGTGATCATGATGTCTGTTTGCACAATCGTCGGATGTGCTATCTTCAAGCTGGAACACAGGAAGCATGTCTCAGAGAAGAACCCCACCCGCAGCCTAGACGTAGGGCTGCTGGTGGGAGCCTCGCTGGGGCAATTCATCATCAGCTATTTCTCCATCATAGCCATGGTTGCAACTGGGGCCAAGGGCCACCTGAACAGGCTCAACTTGGCCTGGGGCATACTGATGGTGATCCAGCTCTGCCTACAGAACTTTTTTATAATTGAGGGCCTGCACCGGGAACCCTTCCATGAGGTGGAGACTGACACAGTGGTTGCAAATCCATATGTGCTAAAGTCCAGAAAAGATGGGAGTAAACTTGAAAAAGTAGATTTAGACAATAAATCCAACCCTGACGTAGAAACCTGTGGCCACAGTGGGACAGCGGAGCACCAACACAAACTGCGGTGGAAGAGGCGAGTGTTGAGAGAGGTCTGTGCATTCCTACTGCTGGGTAACATCATTGTAAGTATCTTTAATCTCTTTTCTCTAACATTTATTGTGGCCAATTCACTGAAAGCAATGCctcttctttctgtcttttacAGCTGTGGATCATGCCAGCCTTTGGTGCTCGTCCCCAGTTTGATCATGACACTGAAGCACAGTTCTACCACTCCAGCATGTGGGTTGTTATTGTGAACGTGGGTCTTCCTTTTGGCATCTTTTACCGAATGCACTCAGTCGCCGGTTTATTTGAAGTCTACCTCAACTCATAAATCAGCATCTTGCAAAGAGTGTACGGAAAGTGGAATCTTGGCATTATGAAACTGTTTTGTAGACTGTTTTTGATGAatgctttttaatatttgtcAAGAAGATACTGAATAATGACTATATTTTCTTACGGAGTGGCATCATTATGCAACAgtgtaaatgtataaaaaaatgtatttttagaatTCAAATGAATAATGTATTGTAAAGCTAATGTTGTAAAacctgaaataataaaaaagtgttaaaattCCAACcactcttattattattatttattatttgcagTTAACTTTGCTGCCCTTAGTCCAATGTAAAGCAATACGCTTGTCAGAGGTAATGTTTTTTAGGATGCTACAGGAATAACAACTCAGGTTTTTATTAAGTCTAAGTtgtacaaaaatacataaatgttgtATAATATACCCAGATTTGATAactttagctttagttattgaaagCATTATTCAAAATCGCATTCATACTgtaactaaacattttaataaaaataaagtcgtTGATAATAGTCCATTCATTGTAAATCCAATGGTATTCCAAAGAATGAACAGGTATGTGCTTAACGGCGCCCCTGGTGGTACAAAACTGTTACCGGAGTACCCCAACAGCAAACTTAATTGAGGAACTGGGCACTCCAAACTAAGTTCTTAATctataaaaacaaaggaaagcAATAGCAATGTCAGGTTTAAGAATTTAAGTATAACTAAAGAACAGACTAAGCAATTGCATCATGACAATTTTTGTTGTAGTTGTATAGATTTTGATCACATCTATTATAACAATTGTGGCACAACTGTTCCATACAATCATTTTAACTTTAACATGATTTCTGGGGATCATGCCAAGACTTCCTAGTGGTGTTTTAGATCAAAATTCGATCTCATGTTTGTAGCTTAGTTCTAAAAGCAATTCTTATGGCAAAAGCGGTTATACACATTACAATTTAACTTTAACTCTGGTTGaaactatttgtaaaaaataaacattatttggTCGTTTATACAGCCAGTCTGGTTTTTAATAAGATAGGCTGAAGTGTGATTTTGAGTTGAGCAGATTGCCAGTGAAGCtttcagattttcaaaaatagctcttttttttttttgctgaaaatttatttttatatataactTTAAACCACATAATACTCAAGTGTTGAAAAATAGAAGTAATTTGATTAATAGAAACTATTTTTATTGAGGAGCGGTTTTCCAAAGGAGTGTGAGCTGTCATCCATTTTATGAATgacaaaggaaataaaatattctaCAACATCAAGATATCTGTGaaaatttttaaattagtaCACTACAAAAATATGATCAAATTATAAAAgcttttccattatttcttcctGCTACAGTTAGAAAAGACATACTCTGACGGAGACAATTCTGTATTGATAGTGTTACTTTTTCAATTGATGTAACAATACGTTTTTGAGACAACATTACCATTCTCCTAACCCAATTAGCAGGGAATATATTCTCAAGGACTTCAAAAAAGGAGAGATGAAAAAGATCAGAATCAAATATATGGCATTCCCAGCCCATCCTAAAGCAAAAgaaatttactttaaaattataaataggATTTATCCTACAAATTGATTTCTAAGAATATGATTTAAAATAGATActggaaacagttttttttctgtgagacacagagtgaggaCCTGGAACATCTCGTTTTTGATTGCATGGTAGTTCAGAAGTTTTGGCTTGATTTACAGATGTGGCTCCAATCTGGAGGGATTCAACTACCTCCTCTCACAGCCAAAGAAATCAAATTAGGGATATTTGATGAGATTGGGAGTGAGGAATATGTTATCGAAAATTTGAtcatataaacattatttacataaatgttGTTTCGCCAAACGTAGCCTCATATGACCCACTGGAGGAATGAGTTAAAGTTTTTTGCACAGTCTTTAAATTTTGTATCAGAAAAAAGGTGCTGGTAAATGTCTGTCTTTTCTGGTTAAGTTCAActttctttaataataaaaccatCAACTTTTGACTAAAACTTTCGGACTGGACAATTTGAGATTAACTGTTACGTAAATGGGACAGAATGGGAAATCAGGATGGCGATCACACTGAGCCcggttctactggaggtttcttcctgttaaaagggagtttgcATACAGGGTATGAGAGATTGCCTTgtgattaaaatataaaagaagctCTCTTATGTATCATTAATagaatacaattattaatatgttAAAAGTGTTATCTTACTTACAGAGCTGTCTTCAGAGCATGAAAGAGTCTGCTTTTACTGCTGATGGTTTCATGTGCTGCTCCAAGTCTACAACGACTTCAGACAACAAAcattaaatgtaaagaaatattaagttgtgtGAAGGTTAGTACAAATATATCCAAAGGCGATGTGTCACTGTGACTGCTCAGCTGGGAGGAAGAACCAGTGTCACTTCACTGTGGtttttctgtcatgatttgaagGTGTTAGAGttatgttttgggtttttcctcTCTTTATGATTATGTTTTCCAGGTGATATTTTAGTTCCTTTAGGTCTTACTTCATCTGTGACTTTTGTCAGGATATCCTTTGTTTAGATAGTGTTCTTGGATTTCTGTTTAGTTCTAGTCATGctttgttttcactctctgCCTCTGCAATAGTAATCAGCTTCATCCGGTCCACCTGCTTATGCCTGTCAGTCTCACAGTTTTTCACCTGTGCTATGCTCATTATATACTCTGCTGTTTTATTTACACCTTGCGGATACATACTGTTTGCCATGCCAATCCATGTCTTTGACTGCTGCCAAGCCTTTCAATGTTTATGCTTGCTGTgagacttttttattttcctattttggttattttcttattaaaacctttttgattCACCTTGctcttgcctgcctgtctgcattcttGGGTCCAACTATAAGAACCACACCTGACATTTCCACACTCTTTGAGATTGACCATCTCGAAGTTTCCATTCTGATCTGTAAATGCAAACAGGACAAGTTTAAAATTCGCTTTAGTGAGCATGCTTTGACCAAAGGCaactgctaaaacctgcatCATATAATACAATGCCAATTCACCAGATCTTTTCATGTATCAAATAGTGTAGTTTCTTATTGTGCCACCAGTTCCATTAATAAGTCACAGCAGTCCCTTTGAgcactgacaaaaaaaatgattaggatgtgtttttttaaggtAATTTGAATGATGTTTTGTCTGCTGAAGGTAAATAAAATGAGGTCTGACACagcagaaaataataataataataaaataaaataaaaactgatttaaacagatttttttatttctaaatgcaAGGTTTTGAAGCTACTTTATCCATCATTCATAAAAAATAGTAAAACGTTTTGTGTAATATCAAAAAAATGCTGTTAATTCAGAATGGATcctttattttcaaaaacttAAACAAATAATGAGAAAAGGGTATTCTTGGAAAGGCTTTATAAACTTTATGATAATGTTTTGTGCTAAACCTACTATGTTTGTTGATACCATGCTGTTGTTCAATTGCCGCTG is a window of Girardinichthys multiradiatus isolate DD_20200921_A chromosome Y, DD_fGirMul_XY1, whole genome shotgun sequence DNA encoding:
- the LOC124864809 gene encoding proton channel OTOP2-like, which encodes MCLNPGYTCECLTTGDLCEPCNLAAKDRESEEAHLSNNIKGADAATSESMPEMDTSSTEVARDRGRNWGWMLSAFICLNILILGCAFVSGGTSSNVKISTPVQQIFIIFLFLLTSIWMVYYIIYNYRGENAVVFKDRHAGTIWLRGGLLLFGILSILMDIFKIVSYVGYLHCDSAVKVAFPVMQIIFVLVQTYFLWIHLKDCVQVQKNLTCCGLMLTLSANLVVWMTEVTEESLHRTIFPEISTNVTKLSRREMYINRASYGDDQCKCSHTSCDIFKDAYYYLYPFNIEYSLFASAMAFVMWKNVGRVVSEDSHHHVKFSLKDVLIGPVLGVLLVVAGIAMFILYELKMKSKYVKESHEVMMHFVRNIVIVIMMSVCTIVGCAIFKLEHRKHVSEKNPTRSLDVGLLVGASLGQFIISYFSIIAMVATGAKGHLNRLNLAWGILMVIQLCLQNFFIIEGLHREPFHEVETDTVVANPYVLKSRKDGSKLEKVDLDNKSNPDVETCGHSGTAEHQHKLRWKRRVLREVCAFLLLGNIILWIMPAFGARPQFDHDTEAQFYHSSMWVVIVNVGLPFGIFYRMHSVAGLFEVYLNS